In Nitrospirota bacterium, the sequence GTCGGGGTACAAGTCGTACGAACCATGACGTGGTGCATATTCTCAACGGTAACGCTTGAGAACCGCGGATACACGCTATGCGAAGAAAGCGCAAAACCGAAGACCATGACAATCCCGACCGTTGGGTCGTGTCCTACGCCGACTTCATCACGCTCCTGTTCGCCTTCTTCACGACGCTCTACGCGATCAGCCACGTCGATCTGGGCAAGCTGGAGCGGTTCACCGGCTCCATGCAGTCCGCGTTCAAGACGAAACAGCGCAACGCGATCGACACGACGGTGATCGATGGCATCAGGCCGCCGGTCTACGCCGATGTGCGGCTCGAAAAAGAGTTACGGGAGGAGATCGGGAAATCTGGTATAATAGAGGGCGTTGTCGTCAGCCGTGACGACCGCGGCGTCATCGTCTCGTTCGAGGACGCGCTGCTCTTCGAGAGCAACGAGGCGGCGCTCAAAAAATCGGCGCGGCCGATCATCGCGATCGTTGCCGCGGCCGTCAGGAAGGCGGGCCGGACGGTCGTCATCGAGGGGCATACGGACAACCTGCCGCTCCGGAACAGCCGTTACTCGTCGAACATGGAGCTGTCGGCCGCCCGCTCCGCAAGCACCTTCGCCGCCCTGCTGAGCGAAGACCCCGGCGCACAGGACCGGATTTCCACGGCGGGGTACGGCGAATACCGGCCAATCGCCTCAAACGCGACCTTCGAGGGCCGGGCGCGCAACAGGAGGATAGATATCATCTTTGTCTCCCGGAAGGACGGAACATAAGATCCTCGTTGTCGAGGACCGGCCCGAACAGAGGTCCCGCATCAGCGCGGCCTTTGCCCTGCACGGGAAGGGCCTGGCACTGCAGTTCTCGCCGTCGCGGGCCGCGGCAGTGGAAGCCGTGAACCGGGAGAACATCGATGTCCTCTTCTTCGGCGGTGACGGGGCCGTGCCTGATTTTGTGAGGAGCGTCCTCGCGGACGGCCAGCGGAACACGGTCCTCATCATGATAACCGGCACGGATGATGAAGCGGCAAGGCTGGCGGCGATCCAGTCCGGCGTGGATGACTGCGTGCCCGCCGGCGCTGAGGGCATCGCCGGCTTCCCGGATGCCGCCCGGCGCGCCCTCGCGCGACGCGACGGGGAGCGGCGGCGCGCGGAGGAGCTGGACCTCGTAATCCGGAGCCAGGTCCAGTGGATGGCGATCCTCGATGCCATCACCGATTATATATTCGTCATCGACGACCAGCAGCGGCTGCTCAAGGTGAACAGCGCCTTCGCGGCGGTTCTTCAGATGCACCCCCGCGACGTGGTGGGGAAAAAGTGCTCTGATTTCTTCGGCACCGAGATCCTGAGCGAGTGCTCGACAAAGGACCTCGAGCACGACGGTAAACCGCGTACCTATGAAAAGGCCATCGGCGAAGAGACGTACCAGATCAGTATCTTCCCCCTCCAGGAGGCGGATCGCAGCCTGTCGATCCAGGTCATGAAGAACATCACCGAGCTCAGACGGCTCAAGGACCAGCTGCACCACGCGGACAAGCTTGCCTCCATTGGCCTGCTCGTTTCCGGCGTCGCTCATGAGATCAACAACCCCTTGACCGGCACCATCGCCTACACCGAGCTGCTCACGATGAAGGTGCCCGACGAGAGCATCAAGCGGGACCTGAACAAGATCCTCGAGAGCGCGGAGCGGTGCAAGAAGATCGTCGACAACCTCCTCACCTTCTCGCGCCAGCGAACACCGGCGAAGAGCCTCGAATCCGTCAACGACATCGTTGACCGGGCAATCGAACTGCGGGGTTACTGGCTCCGTTCGAGCGGCATCGAGGTCGTAAAGGACTACGACGCCCTTACCACGGTTTTCGTCGATGCGCAGCAGCTGCAGCAGGTCATCCTGAACATCCTGCTCAATGCGGAGCAGGCAATCGTCGGGGCCGGCCGGAACAGGGGCAGGATCACGTTCACTACGCGGTACCAGCGGGCGGACCGCAGGATTTTCATCCGCATCGCCGACAACGGGCCGGGGATCCCGCAGCGCATCATCTCCCGGATCTTCGATCCCTTTTTCACGACCAAACCCGTCGGCGTGGGGACCGGTCTGGGGCTGTCCATATCCCACGGCATCGTGAGCGAGCACGGAGGGACCATCCGTGCCGAAAATCTTGAAGAAGGA encodes:
- a CDS encoding ATP-binding protein; this translates as MSPGRTEHKILVVEDRPEQRSRISAAFALHGKGLALQFSPSRAAAVEAVNRENIDVLFFGGDGAVPDFVRSVLADGQRNTVLIMITGTDDEAARLAAIQSGVDDCVPAGAEGIAGFPDAARRALARRDGERRRAEELDLVIRSQVQWMAILDAITDYIFVIDDQQRLLKVNSAFAAVLQMHPRDVVGKKCSDFFGTEILSECSTKDLEHDGKPRTYEKAIGEETYQISIFPLQEADRSLSIQVMKNITELRRLKDQLHHADKLASIGLLVSGVAHEINNPLTGTIAYTELLTMKVPDESIKRDLNKILESAERCKKIVDNLLTFSRQRTPAKSLESVNDIVDRAIELRGYWLRSSGIEVVKDYDALTTVFVDAQQLQQVILNILLNAEQAIVGAGRNRGRITFTTRYQRADRRIFIRIADNGPGIPQRIISRIFDPFFTTKPVGVGTGLGLSISHGIVSEHGGTIRAENLEEGGAAFIIELPTGAGTLQEGSEQRRSGPHK
- a CDS encoding flagellar motor protein MotB; amino-acid sequence: MRRKRKTEDHDNPDRWVVSYADFITLLFAFFTTLYAISHVDLGKLERFTGSMQSAFKTKQRNAIDTTVIDGIRPPVYADVRLEKELREEIGKSGIIEGVVVSRDDRGVIVSFEDALLFESNEAALKKSARPIIAIVAAAVRKAGRTVVIEGHTDNLPLRNSRYSSNMELSAARSASTFAALLSEDPGAQDRISTAGYGEYRPIASNATFEGRARNRRIDIIFVSRKDGT